The following proteins are co-located in the Robbsia betulipollinis genome:
- a CDS encoding DUF484 family protein, whose product MNESDVADFLLAHPAFFERHAEVLGHIRLGNPHGGRAVSLPERQIAMFREKNGQLERRMGELVRYGHENDSHAVKFDRWSARLLATRHGADLPDAICDGLREIFDVPQAAVRLWGVDDTYAAHPAARFAGHDVARFTDGLGAPYCGANSGFAAAAWLAEGTDAPRTASIALVPLRAPHADSAHGAFGLLALGSPDPQRFHADLGTDFLARLGALAGAALSRMLAP is encoded by the coding sequence ATGAACGAAAGCGACGTCGCCGATTTCCTGCTCGCCCACCCGGCTTTCTTCGAGCGCCACGCGGAGGTGCTCGGTCACATCCGGCTCGGCAATCCGCACGGCGGCCGGGCGGTGTCGCTGCCCGAGCGGCAGATCGCGATGTTTCGCGAAAAGAACGGTCAGCTCGAAAGACGCATGGGCGAGCTGGTGCGCTACGGCCACGAGAACGACAGCCATGCGGTGAAATTCGACCGCTGGTCGGCCCGCCTGCTCGCCACCCGGCACGGCGCGGATTTGCCCGACGCGATATGCGACGGCCTGCGCGAGATTTTCGACGTGCCGCAGGCGGCGGTGCGGCTCTGGGGCGTCGACGACACCTACGCCGCCCACCCGGCCGCGCGCTTCGCCGGACACGACGTCGCGCGCTTCACCGACGGCCTGGGCGCACCGTACTGCGGCGCGAACAGCGGTTTCGCCGCGGCGGCGTGGCTTGCAGAGGGCACCGATGCGCCACGGACGGCATCGATCGCGCTGGTGCCCCTGCGCGCGCCGCACGCGGACTCGGCCCACGGCGCCTTCGGACTGCTGGCGCTCGGCTCGCCCGACCCGCAGCGGTTCCACGCCGACCTCGGCACCGATTTCCTCGCCCGGCTGGGCGCGCTCGCCGGCGCGGCGCTGAGCCGGATGCTGGCACCGTGA
- the dapF gene encoding diaminopimelate epimerase produces the protein MHFTKMQGAGNDFVVLDATRTPITPSAEQIRRLADRHFGIGADQVLLVEPADDASADFRYRIFNQDGGEVEHCGNGARCFARYVVDQGLTQKRQIRVQVQKGLITLTLQDNGEVTVDMGAPELRPAEIPFDGTGLDGVTRGADLLWPLAVNGRTVLMSVVSMGNPHAVQVVDDVAAFPVATDGPVIESHPRFPARVNAGFMEVVDRHTIRLRVHERGAGETLACGTGACAAAVAGIRRGLLDSPVAVHTHGGVLTIGWEGLQDAAAPVTMTGPATTVFRGEITL, from the coding sequence ATGCACTTCACCAAAATGCAGGGCGCCGGCAACGACTTCGTCGTGCTTGACGCCACCCGTACGCCCATCACGCCGAGCGCCGAGCAGATCCGCCGCCTTGCCGACCGGCATTTCGGCATCGGCGCGGACCAGGTATTGCTGGTCGAGCCCGCGGACGACGCGAGCGCCGACTTCCGCTACCGGATCTTCAATCAGGACGGCGGCGAGGTCGAGCATTGCGGCAACGGCGCGCGCTGCTTCGCGCGCTACGTGGTGGACCAGGGACTGACGCAGAAACGGCAGATCCGCGTGCAGGTGCAGAAAGGCCTCATCACGCTGACCCTGCAGGACAACGGCGAGGTCACGGTCGACATGGGCGCGCCGGAACTGCGCCCCGCCGAAATACCGTTCGATGGGACCGGCCTGGACGGCGTGACGCGCGGCGCCGACCTGCTCTGGCCGCTCGCCGTCAATGGCCGTACCGTGCTCATGTCGGTCGTGTCGATGGGCAATCCCCATGCGGTGCAGGTGGTCGACGACGTCGCCGCCTTCCCGGTCGCCACCGACGGTCCCGTGATCGAATCGCATCCGCGCTTTCCCGCGCGCGTGAACGCCGGATTCATGGAAGTGGTCGACCGGCACACGATCCGCCTGCGCGTCCACGAACGCGGCGCGGGCGAAACGCTGGCCTGCGGTACGGGCGCCTGCGCGGCCGCCGTGGCCGGCATCCGGCGCGGATTGCTGGATTCGCCGGTGGCGGTGCATACGCATGGCGGCGTACTGACGATCGGCTGGGAGGGGTTGCAGGATGCCGCCGCGCCCGTGACCATGACCGGACCCGCGACCACCGTCTTTCGCGGTGAAATCACGCTGTAG
- a CDS encoding DUF1289 domain-containing protein: MSLKSPCIGVCKFEPITGLCKACFRTRVEKRDWKRLAEAEQGDILALRPQREGELAALNGAPGKQDVKRDVKQDVKQDVKQDVKQDVKRENRPDAQAELERKAARKAKKARKAAKKARKAAKKAKKARKAAKDLQDRKDDPDGKSRKSRKSGKSD, encoded by the coding sequence ATGAGCCTAAAATCCCCCTGCATCGGCGTCTGCAAGTTCGAACCCATCACCGGCCTGTGCAAGGCCTGTTTCCGCACGCGCGTGGAGAAGCGCGACTGGAAGCGCCTGGCGGAAGCCGAGCAGGGCGACATCCTCGCGTTGCGCCCGCAGCGCGAGGGCGAACTGGCGGCGCTGAACGGCGCTCCCGGTAAGCAGGATGTAAAGCGGGATGTGAAGCAGGACGTGAAGCAGGACGTGAAGCAGGACGTGAAGCAGGACGTGAAGCGGGAGAACAGGCCGGACGCGCAGGCGGAGCTGGAGCGGAAGGCGGCCAGGAAAGCCAAAAAGGCCAGGAAGGCGGCCAAGAAGGCCAGGAAGGCGGCAAAAAAGGCCAAGAAGGCCAGGAAGGCGGCCAAGGATCTTCAGGACCGAAAGGACGACCCGGACGGAAAGTCCAGGAAGTCCAGGAAGTCCGGCAAATCCGACTGA
- a CDS encoding lipid A biosynthesis lauroyl acyltransferase, whose product MFKRLGIALAIGFLRLLAVLPYGLVARFGAALGALLYRIPSRRRTIVHTNLRLCFPEWPAAERERVAALHFQHAIRSYVERSVQWFGSAKKLERLIEVDSEIDLKDPDMPPTILLGFHFVGIEAGSIFINHCIGRACGALYQPLSNPKINQIAIEARGRFNAEMVSRADSARVVLRMLRERKPVMLGSDMDYGMRNSAFVPFFGVNACTLTTVSRLAKAGPAQVIPFIGEVLPNYRGYRLKVFKPWEGYPTDDEVADARRMNAFLEEQVRKMPEQYYWVHKRFKTRPEGEAGFY is encoded by the coding sequence ATGTTCAAACGACTCGGGATCGCGCTGGCGATCGGATTCCTGCGCCTGCTCGCCGTGCTGCCCTATGGGCTGGTTGCGCGCTTCGGCGCGGCGCTGGGCGCGCTGCTGTACCGGATTCCGAGCCGGCGGCGCACGATCGTCCATACGAATCTGCGGCTGTGTTTTCCCGAATGGCCGGCGGCAGAACGCGAACGCGTCGCGGCGCTGCACTTCCAGCACGCGATCCGCAGCTATGTCGAGCGCAGCGTGCAGTGGTTCGGCTCGGCGAAGAAGCTGGAACGGCTGATCGAGGTCGACAGCGAGATCGACCTGAAAGACCCCGACATGCCGCCGACGATCCTGCTCGGCTTCCATTTCGTGGGCATCGAGGCCGGATCGATCTTCATCAATCACTGCATTGGTCGGGCCTGCGGTGCCTTGTATCAACCGCTGTCGAACCCGAAGATCAATCAGATCGCCATCGAGGCGCGCGGCCGTTTCAACGCCGAGATGGTCTCGCGCGCGGACAGCGCGCGGGTGGTGCTGAGGATGCTGCGCGAGCGCAAGCCGGTGATGCTCGGCTCCGACATGGATTACGGGATGCGCAACTCGGCGTTCGTACCGTTCTTCGGCGTGAACGCCTGCACGTTGACGACGGTCTCGCGCCTGGCGAAGGCGGGCCCCGCGCAGGTCATTCCCTTCATCGGCGAGGTGCTGCCGAACTACCGCGGCTACCGGCTGAAGGTGTTCAAGCCATGGGAAGGCTACCCGACCGACGACGAAGTGGCCGACGCGCGGCGGATGAATGCGTTTCTGGAGGAGCAGGTGCGCAAGATGCCGGAACAGTACTACTGGGTGCACAAGCGCTTCAAGACGCGGCCGGAGGGCGAGGCGGGGTTTTATTGA
- the metK gene encoding methionine adenosyltransferase, with translation MSNNYLFTSESVSEGHPDKVADQISDAILDAILAQDKYSRVAAETLCNTGLVVLAGEITTTANVDYIQVARDTIKRIGYDNTDFGIDYRGCAVLVAYDKQSPDIAQGVDRAHDNNLDQGAGDQGLMFGYACDETPELMPLPIYLSHRLVERQADLRRDGRLPWLRPDAKSQVTVRYVDGKPDSIDTVVLSTQHSPDISLESLREAVIEELIKPVIPKELIKGDIKFLVNPTGRFVIGGPQGDCGLTGRKIIVDTYGGAAPHGGGAFSGKDPSKVDRSAAYAGRYVAKNIVAAGLASRALIQVSYAIGVAEPTSVMVNTFGTGRVSDSVITGLVREHFDLRPKGIVQMLDLLRPIYEKTAAYGHFGREEPEFTWEARDKAAALAEAAGIAHLPKVA, from the coding sequence GTGTCGAACAATTACCTGTTTACATCTGAATCTGTTTCCGAGGGGCATCCCGACAAGGTCGCCGACCAGATCTCGGACGCCATCCTGGACGCCATCCTCGCCCAGGACAAATACTCCCGCGTCGCCGCCGAAACCCTGTGCAACACGGGCCTGGTCGTACTGGCCGGCGAAATCACCACGACCGCGAACGTCGACTACATCCAGGTCGCGCGCGACACCATCAAGCGCATCGGCTATGACAATACCGATTTCGGTATCGACTACCGGGGTTGCGCGGTGCTGGTCGCGTACGACAAGCAGTCGCCGGACATCGCGCAGGGCGTCGACCGCGCGCACGACAACAATCTCGATCAGGGCGCGGGCGACCAGGGGCTGATGTTCGGCTATGCCTGCGACGAAACGCCCGAGTTGATGCCGCTGCCGATCTATCTGTCGCACCGCCTCGTCGAACGTCAGGCCGACCTGCGCCGCGACGGCCGTCTGCCCTGGCTGCGTCCGGACGCGAAATCGCAGGTCACCGTGCGCTACGTCGACGGCAAGCCGGATTCGATCGACACCGTCGTGCTGTCGACGCAGCATTCGCCGGATATCTCGCTCGAATCGCTGCGCGAGGCGGTGATCGAGGAACTCATCAAGCCGGTGATCCCGAAGGAATTGATCAAGGGCGACATCAAGTTCCTGGTGAACCCGACCGGCCGTTTCGTGATCGGCGGTCCGCAGGGCGATTGCGGCCTGACGGGCCGCAAGATCATCGTCGACACCTACGGCGGCGCGGCGCCCCACGGCGGCGGCGCGTTCTCGGGCAAGGACCCGTCCAAGGTCGACCGCTCGGCCGCCTACGCCGGGCGTTACGTCGCGAAGAACATCGTGGCCGCAGGCCTCGCGTCGCGTGCGCTGATCCAGGTTTCCTATGCGATCGGCGTGGCCGAGCCGACCTCGGTGATGGTGAATACGTTCGGCACGGGCCGCGTGTCCGACTCGGTCATCACGGGTCTGGTGCGCGAGCATTTCGACCTGCGGCCGAAGGGCATCGTGCAGATGCTCGACCTGCTGCGGCCGATCTACGAAAAAACCGCCGCCTACGGGCACTTTGGCCGTGAAGAACCGGAATTCACCTGGGAAGCGCGCGACAAGGCCGCCGCACTGGCGGAAGCTGCGGGCATTGCCCATTTGCCGAAGGTCGCCTGA
- a CDS encoding efflux transporter outer membrane subunit has translation MTHSWRGIAAACALSTIAACTLDPAYTRPAAPMPDAYPHHAVSGATGKPAASAMRDDAPVQDAVLSDWQAFVLDPYVRQLVALTLRNNRDLRQAVLQVAEYEAQYRIARSALAPTVAATGTSTAAHDYGATSRSASVQLGFSAWEVDFFGRLRSLKRQALETYLSTDAARRSTQLSLVSTTIADYLTLLSDQSLLDLTQKTVASYQNTYDTTLRTQQLGVGSMEDVQEARTSLTSAMATLASYQRAVEQDTNNLIAAIGCPLPEGFPENRTLPDTPLFADIPAGLPSTLLTRRPDIMEAEHTLKAANAYVGSARAAFFPTITLTATAGTESGKLSSLFKAGTGAWAFEPAISVPIFNYGDLRASLDVAKIEKNIDIAAYEEAIQTAFKEVANGLSGRATYRSQVSADAQYVDAAQQYYAIANGRYLGGLDSFLTLLTAQRTLFTAQTQQIADRLSEMSNLVTLYTALGGGWSAAAVREGSPVQASR, from the coding sequence ATGACCCATTCCTGGCGCGGGATCGCGGCCGCATGCGCGCTGTCCACGATTGCCGCCTGCACGCTGGATCCCGCCTACACCCGCCCGGCGGCCCCGATGCCGGACGCTTATCCGCACCACGCGGTGTCCGGCGCCACCGGCAAACCCGCGGCGTCCGCGATGCGCGACGACGCGCCCGTGCAGGACGCCGTTCTGTCGGACTGGCAGGCGTTCGTGCTGGACCCGTATGTCCGGCAACTGGTCGCGCTCACCCTGCGCAACAATCGCGATTTACGCCAGGCGGTACTGCAAGTCGCGGAATACGAGGCCCAATACCGTATCGCCCGGTCCGCGCTCGCGCCCACGGTCGCCGCCACCGGCACGTCCACCGCAGCGCACGACTATGGCGCCACCTCGCGCAGCGCTTCGGTCCAGTTGGGGTTCAGTGCGTGGGAAGTCGATTTTTTCGGGCGGCTGCGCAGCCTGAAACGGCAGGCGCTCGAGACCTATCTGTCCACCGACGCGGCGCGGCGCAGCACCCAGCTGAGTCTGGTATCCACCACCATCGCGGACTATCTCACGCTGCTGTCGGACCAGTCCCTGCTCGATCTGACGCAAAAGACGGTCGCCTCGTACCAAAACACCTATGACACGACCCTGCGCACGCAACAGCTCGGTGTCGGATCGATGGAGGACGTGCAGGAGGCGCGCACCTCCCTGACGAGCGCGATGGCGACGCTGGCCTCCTATCAACGCGCGGTGGAGCAGGACACGAACAACCTGATCGCGGCCATCGGCTGCCCGCTGCCGGAAGGGTTTCCGGAAAACCGGACCCTGCCCGACACGCCGCTGTTCGCCGATATCCCCGCCGGGCTGCCGTCGACCCTGCTCACGCGACGCCCGGACATCATGGAGGCGGAACATACGCTCAAGGCCGCCAACGCCTATGTCGGGTCGGCGCGCGCGGCCTTCTTTCCCACGATCACGCTGACGGCGACCGCGGGAACGGAAAGCGGAAAACTGTCGAGCCTGTTCAAGGCGGGAACGGGCGCCTGGGCCTTCGAGCCGGCGATCTCCGTGCCGATCTTCAACTATGGCGATCTGCGTGCCTCGCTCGACGTGGCGAAAATCGAGAAAAACATCGACATCGCCGCCTATGAGGAAGCGATTCAGACGGCGTTCAAGGAAGTGGCGAACGGTTTGTCGGGGCGTGCGACCTACCGGTCGCAGGTCAGCGCCGATGCGCAGTACGTGGATGCCGCGCAACAGTACTACGCCATCGCCAATGGCCGCTACCTCGGCGGTCTGGACAGCTTTCTGACTTTGCTGACGGCGCAGCGCACACTGTTCACCGCGCAGACGCAGCAGATCGCCGATCGCCTGAGCGAGATGTCGAACCTGGTCACGTTGTACACCGCGCTGGGCGGCGGATGGTCCGCCGCGGCGGTACGGGAAGGCAGCCCCGTGCAGGCGTCCCGCTAG
- a CDS encoding efflux RND transporter permease subunit, producing the protein MLSRFFIQRPILAWVIALVIMLIGGLSIRTLPVEQYPSVAPPSVRISATYPGASADTLATTVTQVIEQDMVGIDNLMYMSSTSSSAGSATITLTFRSGTNADVAAMQVENKVQEANASLPTAVQDQGIQITKTSASILMVLSLTSDDGRMNAIDLGNLIATRVEDPITQISGVGQVVLFDAQHAMRIWLDPVRLHSYGLMTSDVTTAISYQNAQLSVGQIGGAPSLSRQTLNATIATRGFLKTADDFGNILLRVNQDGSRVYLKDVARVEVGGDSYDTTSRLNGKPAASMAIQLATGANSLSVGKAVRAKMATLQKSMPAGVTIRIAHDTTPFVSASILEVVKTLVEAIVLVFLVMYLFLGSLRATLIPTIVVPVSLLGTFGMMSAVGFSINVLSLFALVLAIGLLVDDAIVVVENVERLLNEEKLDPVAATTKAMGEIGGALVGVTAVLIAVFIPMAFMSGSTGAIYRQFSLTIVSAMVLSVLLALTLTPALCATLLKPARARHARRGFFGWFDRTFRKANDGYGKSVSRLVRRPVRWMVVYGAICAVAGFLYWNLPSSFLPSEDQGSLMTLINLPAGNSSLATAAVEKQVESYFLHVPEVSGLVMLDGFSFGGEGQNMAMAMVELKDWSKRTGKGQSAADILAAANRHFAAIKTAQVVVMNPSAVQGLGNYGGVDFELKDEAGLGHDALVAARQRLIALAAADPKISGMRQTGMADQPEYMVDIDYTKAAAMGVSAENIDNTLETAFGSTYVNNYVDTGRVQKVYVQSLAKYRMMPADIGKWYILSSTTSSSSTSTSSSSTSTSTASTTSSYDGEMVPFSAFATGHWTSAPPQVERYNRDLSFEMTAQSPSGVSSGDTMDAVAALVAKLPQGFGIEWTGESYQEQIAGSQATYLYVISLIVVFLCLAGLYESWSVPFAVILVVPLGIVGALAAAHLRGFTDDIYFKVGLLTTVGLATKNAILIVEYAKSLHEKGSSALDAAIAAAHLRLRPIIMTSLAFGFGVLPMAIATGAGGASRQSLGTGVLGGVIAATLLAIFFVPVFFVLIRKIRPDITQRGAVAPAHPADTTRDDGR; encoded by the coding sequence ATGCTTTCCCGTTTCTTCATTCAGCGGCCCATTCTCGCGTGGGTCATCGCATTGGTCATCATGTTGATCGGCGGACTGTCGATCCGGACCTTGCCCGTCGAGCAGTATCCGAGCGTGGCGCCGCCTTCGGTCCGTATCTCCGCCACCTACCCCGGCGCATCCGCCGATACGCTCGCCACCACCGTGACGCAGGTGATCGAACAGGACATGGTCGGCATCGACAACCTGATGTACATGTCGTCGACCAGCAGTTCGGCAGGCTCGGCGACCATCACGCTGACCTTCCGTTCGGGCACGAACGCGGACGTCGCGGCGATGCAGGTCGAGAACAAGGTGCAGGAAGCCAATGCGTCCCTGCCCACCGCCGTTCAGGACCAGGGCATCCAGATCACCAAGACCTCGGCCAGCATTCTCATGGTCCTCTCTCTGACGTCCGACGACGGACGCATGAACGCGATCGACCTCGGCAACCTGATCGCGACCCGCGTCGAAGATCCGATCACGCAGATCTCGGGCGTGGGCCAGGTGGTCCTGTTCGACGCGCAACATGCGATGCGCATCTGGCTCGACCCGGTCAGGCTGCACAGTTACGGCTTGATGACGTCCGACGTGACCACCGCCATCAGCTATCAGAACGCGCAACTGTCGGTCGGCCAGATCGGCGGCGCGCCGTCCCTGAGCCGGCAGACCTTGAACGCGACCATCGCGACGCGCGGGTTCCTGAAAACCGCCGACGATTTCGGCAATATCCTGTTGCGGGTCAACCAGGACGGCTCGCGCGTGTATCTGAAGGACGTCGCGCGCGTCGAGGTGGGAGGCGACTCCTACGACACGACGTCCCGGCTGAACGGTAAACCCGCCGCGTCCATGGCCATCCAGCTGGCGACCGGGGCGAACTCCCTGAGCGTCGGCAAGGCGGTTCGCGCGAAAATGGCGACCCTGCAGAAATCCATGCCGGCGGGCGTGACGATCCGCATCGCCCACGATACGACGCCCTTCGTTTCGGCCTCCATTCTGGAAGTGGTCAAGACCCTGGTCGAGGCGATCGTTCTGGTGTTCCTCGTCATGTATCTCTTCCTCGGCAGCCTGCGCGCGACGCTCATTCCCACGATCGTCGTGCCGGTCTCCCTGCTCGGCACGTTCGGCATGATGTCGGCCGTGGGCTTCTCGATCAACGTGCTGTCCCTGTTCGCCCTGGTGCTGGCGATCGGACTCCTGGTGGACGATGCGATCGTCGTGGTCGAGAACGTGGAAAGACTGCTCAACGAGGAGAAGCTCGATCCCGTCGCCGCCACCACAAAGGCGATGGGCGAGATCGGCGGGGCCCTGGTGGGAGTGACGGCGGTGTTGATCGCGGTGTTCATTCCCATGGCCTTCATGTCCGGGTCGACCGGCGCGATCTATCGCCAGTTCTCGTTGACCATCGTCTCGGCGATGGTGCTCTCGGTGTTGCTGGCGCTGACGTTGACGCCGGCGCTGTGCGCGACCCTGTTGAAGCCCGCGCGGGCACGGCACGCGCGGCGGGGCTTCTTCGGCTGGTTCGACAGAACCTTCAGGAAAGCCAACGACGGCTATGGAAAGTCGGTGTCCCGTCTCGTACGCCGGCCCGTGCGATGGATGGTGGTGTATGGCGCGATTTGCGCCGTCGCCGGGTTCCTCTACTGGAATTTACCGTCGTCGTTTCTGCCGTCCGAGGACCAGGGCAGCCTGATGACCCTCATCAACCTTCCGGCCGGCAATTCCAGTCTGGCGACCGCCGCGGTCGAGAAACAGGTGGAATCGTATTTTCTCCATGTTCCGGAGGTCAGCGGGCTGGTCATGCTGGACGGCTTCAGTTTCGGCGGCGAAGGGCAGAACATGGCGATGGCGATGGTGGAACTGAAGGATTGGAGCAAACGCACCGGCAAGGGACAGAGCGCCGCGGACATCCTGGCGGCGGCGAACAGGCATTTCGCCGCCATCAAGACCGCCCAGGTGGTGGTGATGAACCCATCGGCGGTCCAGGGCCTGGGCAATTACGGCGGCGTCGACTTCGAATTGAAGGACGAGGCCGGCCTGGGGCACGACGCGCTCGTCGCGGCACGGCAAAGGCTGATCGCGCTGGCGGCGGCCGATCCGAAAATCAGCGGCATGCGGCAAACCGGCATGGCCGACCAGCCGGAGTACATGGTCGACATCGACTATACGAAGGCCGCGGCGATGGGCGTGAGCGCGGAGAACATCGACAACACGCTGGAAACCGCCTTCGGATCGACCTATGTGAATAATTATGTCGATACGGGGCGCGTGCAGAAGGTGTACGTGCAGTCCCTGGCAAAATACCGGATGATGCCTGCCGACATCGGTAAGTGGTACATATTGTCGAGCACCACCTCCTCCAGCAGCACCAGCACCAGCAGTTCGTCGACCTCGACGAGCACCGCAAGCACCACGAGCAGCTACGATGGCGAAATGGTGCCGTTCTCCGCTTTTGCGACGGGCCACTGGACATCCGCCCCGCCACAGGTCGAACGTTACAACCGCGATCTGTCGTTCGAGATGACGGCGCAATCGCCGTCGGGCGTGAGCAGCGGCGATACGATGGACGCGGTCGCCGCGCTGGTGGCGAAATTGCCGCAGGGCTTCGGCATCGAGTGGACGGGCGAGTCATACCAGGAACAGATCGCGGGATCGCAGGCGACCTACCTTTACGTCATTTCGTTGATCGTCGTGTTCCTGTGCCTTGCCGGCCTGTATGAGAGCTGGTCGGTACCGTTCGCGGTGATCCTGGTGGTGCCCCTGGGCATCGTCGGCGCGTTGGCCGCGGCGCATCTGCGCGGCTTCACCGACGACATCTACTTCAAGGTGGGCTTGTTGACCACCGTCGGTCTCGCCACGAAAAACGCCATTCTGATCGTGGAATATGCGAAATCCCTGCACGAAAAGGGATCGAGCGCGCTCGACGCGGCGATCGCGGCGGCACACCTGCGTCTGCGGCCGATCATCATGACCTCGCTGGCTTTCGGATTCGGCGTGTTGCCGATGGCCATCGCGACGGGCGCCGGGGGCGCCAGCCGCCAAAGCCTGGGAACGGGCGTGTTGGGCGGGGTGATCGCCGCCACGCTGCTGGCCATCTTCTTCGTTCCCGTTTTCTTCGTATTGATCCGGAAAATTCGCCCCGACATCACGCAGCGCGGCGCCGTGGCGCCCGCGCATCCGGCAGACACGACCAGAGACGACGGACGATGA
- a CDS encoding efflux RND transporter periplasmic adaptor subunit yields the protein MRHAPKPPSTGCLFLVCCAGLLLGACGKKHDAHATTASAPQVAVMTLQSRRIDVTDDLSGRLSATEVAQVMPQVGGIVLKRLFVEGATVKAGQPLYQLDPASYQAAYDTARGTLLSAIATSKAADITAKRYQDLFTIKGVSQQDVDNYVAAAEEDKANVVSDRGSLETAAVNLRRTRILAPISGQIGESSVTAGALVTADQTTALATIQALDNLYLDVTRSSTEALRLTKAIASGRVTPGTSVVTVQTEDGATYAHPARLLFSDVTVNPTTGSITLRALVPNPRHELLPGMYVQARLDEGSRDVILVPQTLVTRGSGGTSTMFVVDANDTVQSRAVTTNDAYGSDWIVSSGLRAGDRIVADSTQTIAAGTKVTPVEQAAAQSAAAAPASTPTAASAPAASAQSE from the coding sequence ATGCGACACGCTCCGAAACCGCCGTCTACCGGCTGCCTTTTCCTCGTTTGCTGTGCAGGACTCCTGCTGGGAGCATGCGGCAAGAAACACGATGCGCACGCCACGACCGCCAGCGCGCCCCAGGTCGCGGTGATGACGTTGCAGTCCCGGCGCATCGACGTGACGGACGATCTATCCGGCCGGCTTTCCGCGACGGAAGTCGCGCAGGTCATGCCGCAGGTCGGCGGCATCGTGCTCAAGCGGCTGTTCGTCGAAGGCGCGACCGTGAAGGCCGGACAACCGCTGTACCAACTCGATCCGGCTTCGTACCAGGCGGCTTACGATACGGCCCGCGGTACCTTGCTTTCCGCCATCGCCACGTCGAAGGCCGCGGACATTACGGCAAAACGCTATCAGGACCTTTTCACAATCAAGGGCGTGAGTCAGCAGGATGTGGACAACTACGTGGCCGCCGCGGAAGAGGACAAGGCGAACGTCGTGTCCGATCGCGGTTCGCTGGAAACGGCAGCCGTCAATTTGCGGCGCACCCGGATTCTCGCGCCGATCAGCGGACAGATCGGCGAGTCGAGCGTGACGGCGGGCGCGCTCGTGACGGCCGACCAGACCACCGCCCTGGCGACCATCCAGGCCCTGGACAACCTTTATCTGGATGTGACGCGTTCCAGCACGGAGGCGTTGCGGCTGACGAAGGCCATCGCATCCGGGCGCGTGACGCCGGGAACGTCGGTGGTGACGGTGCAGACGGAGGATGGCGCCACCTATGCGCATCCCGCGCGCCTGCTCTTCTCGGACGTGACGGTGAATCCGACGACCGGATCGATCACGTTGCGCGCGCTGGTGCCGAATCCGCGGCATGAACTGCTGCCCGGCATGTACGTGCAGGCGCGGCTGGACGAAGGGTCGCGGGACGTGATTCTGGTTCCGCAGACGCTCGTGACGCGGGGTTCGGGCGGCACGTCGACGATGTTCGTCGTGGACGCGAACGATACGGTGCAAAGCCGTGCGGTGACCACGAACGATGCCTATGGCAGCGACTGGATCGTGAGCAGCGGCCTGCGTGCCGGCGATCGCATCGTGGCCGATTCGACGCAAACGATCGCGGCGGGAACGAAGGTGACGCCCGTGGAACAGGCCGCCGCGCAAAGCGCCGCCGCGGCACCGGCATCGACACCGACCGCGGCCTCTGCGCCGGCGGCCTCGGCGCAATCGGAGTAA
- a CDS encoding response regulator: protein MSNTSPITVMLVDDDPVLQRMLTTFFTSREIGVIALTNASDLVAAVARERPSVIVLDVMMPLVDGFAALGRLRGAGDPTPVIMLTARDEHSDRLLGLEMGADDYVGKPFLPQELLARVQAVWRRHQYVPDRRAAAPALSFGRFEVDPFQRRVTKDGEDVRLGHGEFELLYVLLTHPLEKLSRRQLLELWTAAPAGSGERALDMPIWRLRGIIEADPAQPTVIRTLRGFGYLFVPPERQSDVDVRTVTSPEIRPPR from the coding sequence ATGTCGAATACATCGCCCATCACCGTCATGCTGGTTGACGACGACCCTGTGCTGCAACGCATGTTGACGACGTTCTTCACCTCGCGCGAGATCGGCGTCATTGCGCTGACGAACGCCTCGGATCTGGTCGCGGCCGTCGCGCGCGAACGGCCCTCGGTCATCGTTCTGGACGTGATGATGCCGCTCGTCGACGGCTTTGCCGCATTGGGCCGGCTGCGCGGCGCGGGCGACCCGACGCCGGTCATCATGCTGACCGCGCGAGACGAGCACAGCGATCGTCTGCTCGGACTGGAGATGGGCGCCGACGATTACGTGGGCAAGCCGTTCCTGCCCCAGGAGCTGCTCGCGCGCGTGCAGGCCGTGTGGCGGCGTCACCAGTACGTTCCCGACCGGCGCGCGGCGGCACCGGCGCTGTCTTTCGGAAGATTCGAGGTGGATCCGTTTCAACGCCGCGTAACAAAAGATGGCGAGGATGTGCGGCTCGGCCACGGCGAATTCGAGTTGCTGTATGTATTGCTCACGCATCCGCTGGAAAAACTGTCGCGGCGGCAGTTGCTGGAACTGTGGACGGCGGCGCCTGCCGGCTCGGGCGAACGCGCATTGGACATGCCGATCTGGCGCTTGCGCGGCATCATCGAAGCCGACCCCGCCCAGCCGACGGTCATCCGGACCCTGCGCGGTTTCGGCTATCTCTTCGTGCCGCCCGAACGGCAATCGGACGTCGATGTCAGAACCGTGACGAGTCCGGAAATCCGGCCCCCGCGATGA